In Planctomycetota bacterium, a single window of DNA contains:
- the efp gene encoding elongation factor P: MRASDIRKGQAVIIDGNLYVITEADHNTPGNLRAKVQFKMRDVRKGTIQNKRVGATDDIETANLDRRTVEYLYEDGTGYVFMDNETYEQSTIPADVIGNDIKFLKPNEQITASFLEGELVTYELPNNVELEVKECPPGIKGATVTNQTKDATMETGLVVKVPPFIEAGQLIRVSCSDGSYIERVNK, translated from the coding sequence ATGCGCGCCAGCGACATCCGAAAAGGACAGGCCGTCATTATCGACGGCAACCTCTACGTCATCACCGAAGCCGACCACAACACGCCCGGCAACCTGCGGGCCAAGGTCCAGTTCAAGATGCGCGACGTCCGCAAGGGCACCATCCAGAACAAGCGCGTCGGTGCTACCGACGACATCGAGACCGCCAACCTCGACCGACGCACCGTCGAATACCTCTACGAGGACGGCACCGGCTACGTCTTCATGGACAACGAGACCTACGAGCAGTCCACCATCCCGGCCGATGTTATCGGCAACGACATCAAGTTCCTCAAGCCCAACGAGCAGATCACCGCCAGCTTCCTCGAAGGGGAATTGGTCACCTACGAACTGCCCAACAACGTCGAGCTCGAGGTCAAGGAGTGCCCGCCCGGCATCAAGGGCGCGACCGTCACCAACCAGACCAAGGACGCCACGATGGAGACCGGCTTGGTCGTGAAGGTCCCGCCGTTCATCGAGGCCGGCCAACTCATCCGCGTCAGCTGCTCCGATGGGTCGTACATCGAACGGGTGAACAAGTAG
- a CDS encoding nucleoside monophosphate kinase → MHYPAILLFGPPGSGKGTQGRVLSAIPGFFHSATGDIFRSLDLHSEAGRIAWEYSSRGELVPDAFTVDIWKQYIRGMELINRYHPESEALVLDGIPRSVEQARLLTDTIDVRRIIYLRADKEKMVERLRRRALKENRVDDASDDVIRKRLDVYERDSKPLLDFYGRQLVSTVDATMNQIRVTQAIIDIIAPIKEQLDAEHDAADELREMSRK, encoded by the coding sequence ATGCACTATCCGGCCATTTTGCTCTTCGGGCCGCCGGGGTCGGGCAAGGGGACCCAGGGGCGGGTGCTCTCGGCGATTCCCGGGTTCTTCCACTCCGCGACCGGCGACATCTTCCGCTCGCTGGACCTGCACTCCGAAGCCGGGCGGATCGCGTGGGAGTACTCCTCGCGCGGCGAGCTCGTGCCCGATGCGTTCACCGTCGACATCTGGAAGCAGTACATCCGCGGCATGGAGCTGATCAACCGCTACCACCCGGAGTCCGAGGCGTTGGTCCTCGACGGGATCCCGCGCAGCGTCGAGCAAGCTCGGTTGCTCACCGACACGATCGACGTCCGCCGGATCATCTACCTGCGGGCCGACAAGGAAAAGATGGTCGAGCGCCTGCGGCGTCGCGCGCTCAAGGAAAACCGTGTTGACGACGCCAGCGACGACGTCATCCGCAAACGCCTTGACGTCTACGAGCGTGACAGCAAGCCGCTGCTGGACTTCTACGGCCGTCAGCTGGTCAGCACCGTCGACGCGACGATGAACCAGATTCGAGTGACCCAGGCGATCATCGACATCATCGCGCCGATCAAGGAACAGCTCGACGCCGAGCACGATGCGGCCGACGAACTTCGTGAGATGAGCCGCAAATAA